One stretch of Ooceraea biroi isolate clonal line C1 chromosome 4, Obir_v5.4, whole genome shotgun sequence DNA includes these proteins:
- the LOC113561735 gene encoding uncharacterized protein LOC113561735, translating to MQTNMDDNLNKSQVIAIISVSASFMIKEEDSCVSSSSSDESEVSSDEEKTEMSTLFAILMVGNTRGVNIPNERIIDYVERVVPDYSRQFKEYFRMFPETYEMILDSIGPALYQTNAIGRKQIHPSKQLLITLWFLATPDSYRYFLFL from the exons ATGCAGACAAATATGGatgacaatttaaataaatcgcaAGTAATTGCTATAATATCTGTATCAGCttcttttatgataaaagaagaagacTCATGTGTTTCAAGTAGCAGTAGTGATGAAAGTGAAGTTTCAAGTGATGAAGAGAAAACTGAAATGTCAACTTTGTTCGCTATTCTGATGGTTGGAAACACAAGAGGAGTGAATATTCCTAATGAAAGAATAATAGATTATGTTGAACGAGTTGTGCCAGACTATTCGCGACAATTCAAGGAATACTTCAg gATGTTTCCTGAAACGTATGAAATGATTTTAGATTCAATTGGGCCAGCTTTATATCAAACAAATGCAATAGGAAGGAAACAAATACATCCAAGCAAACAGCTATTGATAACATTATGGTTTTTGGCTACTCCAGACTCTTACaggtattttctttttttgtaa